The Besnoitia besnoiti strain Bb-Ger1 chromosome Unknown contig00138, whole genome shotgun sequence genome has a segment encoding these proteins:
- a CDS encoding putative apocytochrome b (encoded by transcript BESB_024770), with protein MSAHYSLVIEQDSFVPYLPYYLIGLIFLQTAFGLIELSHPDNSIPVNRFVTPLHIVPEWYFLAYYAVLKVIPSKTGGLLVFMLSTCQ; from the exons atgtcggctcattactcccttgttattgaacaagattca tttgttccctatctaccatattatctaattggtttaattttcttacaaacggcttttggtttgattgaattatcgcacccagataactccataccagtgaaccggtttgtaactccgcttcatatcgtacctgaatggtactttttagcatattatgcggtgttaaaagtaatcccatccaaaaccggtggtttgttagtatttatgttatcaacatgtcaatga